The following are from one region of the Hymenobacter sp. YIM 151858-1 genome:
- a CDS encoding VF530 family protein, with translation MAYINYSEVREDNGYLVRELHGVTLVQILDYLLAHYSWAELDDRIRINCFANNPTKKSSLNFLRRTPWAREKVEQLYIDTRARELVRQRRADNQKAADAGTAPQ, from the coding sequence ATGGCATACATCAATTACTCCGAGGTACGCGAAGACAACGGGTACCTCGTGCGCGAGCTGCACGGCGTTACGCTCGTGCAGATACTGGATTATCTTTTGGCGCACTACAGCTGGGCGGAGCTGGACGACCGCATCCGCATCAACTGCTTCGCCAACAACCCCACCAAAAAGTCAAGCCTCAACTTTTTGCGCCGCACGCCCTGGGCCCGCGAGAAAGTGGAGCAGCTCTACATCGATACCCGCGCCCGCGAATTGGTGCGCCAGCGCCGCGCCGATAACCAAAAAGCCGCCGATGCCGGCACCGCCCCGCAGTAA
- a CDS encoding MarR family winged helix-turn-helix transcriptional regulator — protein sequence MLSNIVFYSLDKAIRSYRRMAQANIDRAGINITIDQWLVLRVLLEHDDLTQNEIAERVFKDQASVARILALLTQRGLLSAVPLPHDGRRTQLRVTEEGHRILDAVQPIVNENRKTALAGISEDELGQLRSLLERITQNCHSPT from the coding sequence ATGCTCTCCAACATCGTTTTCTACTCGCTCGACAAAGCCATCCGGAGCTACCGCCGCATGGCGCAGGCCAACATCGATCGGGCGGGCATCAACATCACCATCGATCAGTGGCTGGTGTTGCGGGTGCTGCTGGAGCACGACGACCTCACGCAAAACGAAATTGCGGAGCGCGTTTTCAAGGACCAGGCCTCGGTAGCCCGCATTCTGGCGCTGCTCACCCAGCGCGGCCTGCTCTCCGCCGTGCCCCTGCCGCACGATGGCCGCCGCACCCAGCTGCGGGTAACCGAAGAAGGGCACCGCATTCTGGACGCGGTGCAGCCCATCGTGAACGAGAACCGCAAAACCGCCCTGGCCGGTATTTCTGAAGATGAACTGGGCCAGCTGCGCAGCCTGCTCGAGCGCATTACCCAAAACTGCCACTCTCCTACCTGA